In Aegilops tauschii subsp. strangulata cultivar AL8/78 chromosome 3, Aet v6.0, whole genome shotgun sequence, one genomic interval encodes:
- the LOC141042428 gene encoding zinc finger BED domain-containing protein RICESLEEPER 1-like isoform X2, which produces MVNGVEHAAGNANNEQDESTDSAPSPLLLGAKPKKRLTSKCSPGIQTQKRQKNQEAIQNGSHEEPAAPEQKNLALPVLSTDQNKKNQGTDQNISREELVRIFAMHGHASRMVEQGDFWKLLTDLNPAVKIPSRFDLKNETFDLFDQEKAKLREKLTALPCRVCLSAYVWHYSPLQAFLCLTVHYIDDEWEKQKKIIKFSPVDPSCSQEELSHIILRAIGEWGLDDKVFSTILDDAFIDDSVASNVKTSLQKRNKVAANRSLFVARYATHLLDEVIQVGLDELDTIIENTSKCSKMHPTPSLAHYHKRRYASADDWKKAQKICKYLQDFNRYKDSVHKSPIPDKVFDKVWNVKEKVLRNTGIDRFKTLAEVFLRDKEEEGISVMRRNMEKKFKKRWKVCFLQFCMPMVMDPKYHLEHIKSRIQAFTVQSAYTVDGDIDDFICEVHDTLLNLYGEYSDQAQEPDCTSWSKIWMGEFIEAQLLPAGESSVLQWWKEHSLTYPSIGRMARDILALPCRTDCKAATRTAKLVMSESGNKNRVESLVCIQDWLAPAGNTTSVESNLQN; this is translated from the exons ATGGTGAATG GTGTGGAACATGCAGCTGGCAATGCCAACAACGAACAAGATGAGAGCACTGACAGTGCCCCTAGTCCACTGCTCTTGGGCGCAAAGCCAAAGAAAAGACTGACTTCCAAGTGCAGCCCTGGGATTCAGACTCAGAAGAGGCAAAAGAATCAGGAGGCTATTCAGAATGGGTCTCATGAGGAACCTGCAGCACCTGAACAGAAGAATCTAGCTTTGCCAGTTCTTTCAACTGATCAGAATAAGAAGAATCAAGGGACCGATCAGAACATTTCTCGTGAAGAACTCGTCAGGATATTTGCCATGCACGGACACGCAAGTAGGATGGTGGAACAAGGTGACTTTTGGAAGCTTCTTACTGACCTGAATCCTGCGGTCAAGATTCCATCCCGCTTCGACCTGAAGAATGAGACCTTTGACTTGTTTGATCAAGAAAAGGCCAAGCTGAGGGAGAAGTTAACAGCTTTACCATGCCGTGTTTGCCTGAGTGCATATGTGTGGCACTACAGTCCACTGCAGGCATTCTTGTGCTTGACTGTTCACTATATCGATGACGAATGGGAGAAGCAGAAGAAGATCATCAAATTTAGCCCCGTTGATCCCTCTTGCAGTCAAGAAGAACTAAGTCATATCATATTGCGAGCTATTGGAGAATGGGGTCTTGATGACAAGGTTTTCAGCACCATACTGGATGACGCATTCATTGATGATTCAGTGGCTTCAAATGTCAAAACCAGTCTTCAGAAAAGGAACAAAGTTGCTGCAAACCGGAGCTTGTTTGTGGCACGTTACGCAACTCATTTACTTGATGAGGTTATTCAGGTGGGGCTGGACGAACTTGACACAATCATCGAGAACACCAGCAAGTGTTCCAAGATGCATCCAACCCCTTCACTAGCACATTATCACAAGCGCAGATACGCATCAGCGGATGATTGGAAAAAAGCACAGAAAATTTGTAAATACTTGCAGGACTTCAATAGATACAAGGACTCGGTCCACAAATCGCCTATCCCAGATAAAGTGTTTGATAAGGTGTGGAATGTGAAGGAGAAGGTGCTTCGCAACACTGGCATTGATAGGTTCAAGACACTCGCCGAGGTCTTTTTACGTGACAAGGAGGAAGAGGGAATTTCCGTTATGCGGCGGAATATGGAAAAGAAGTTTAAGAAACGCTGGAAAGTCTGCTTCTTGCAATTTTGCATGCCTATGGTCATGGATCCTAAATACCATCTGGAACACATCAAGTCACGCATACAAGCCTTCACTGTGCAAAGTGCCTATACCGTGGACGGCGACATAGATGATTTTATTTGCGAGGTGCATGACACACTGCTTAACCTCTATGGTGAATATTCAGACCAGGCCCAAGAACCTGACTGCACTTCTTGGTCTAAAATTTGGATGGGAGAGTTCATAG AGGCGCAACTGCTTCCAGCGGGTGAGTCCAGTGTGCTCCAATGGTGGAAGGAACATAGCCTGACCTATCCTTCGATTGGTCGGATGGCACGCGATATATTGGCACTACCATGCCGTACTGACTGCAAGGCTGCAACAAGAACTGCGAAGCTAGTAATGTCAGAGTCGGGTAATAAAAACCGGGTTGAGAGTCTTGTCTGTATTCAGGACTGGCTTGCACCTGCTG GTAATACTACAAGTGTGGAGTCAAATCTTCAAAATTGA
- the LOC109759525 gene encoding uncharacterized protein produces the protein MMIDSLIENIVASGTYDDDFLRRIVLVLLGTVLAPQSTKEVPNAYYKLVHDVEAIKAFNWNAFTLRYLFWEKVQPLDDEAFDPLAHEYPLMLNWSEDEAKKRDAYDTSYSRGNGTIDDVISEKYRHTLIAQQGRKAEEELEQEDRAQKKKDNRDEASSSRDSTLDQVMKCIKDMQKEIRLLPQKCAEIVVEKLEKKGLVFKPNKGSDDDIEFVEHSEDWVGKYGPTKYKSSKYWTAVKSTPAKEDIDNRVDASFTTGNGNKLAREKGVHHNTPGTGDEGDPFVIEDNGNSPNPSLATVDMNDFPAITSTPKNMNEVSDGSSADKSEEISMDSLNTRIKNAKENGTPENDGKENDGKRKRKQSKYCLSPYQQNGGRKRAKKGLFGIRAAMINTDYINEDHIEAAKVYIRTLADSEKLCSKTVVHMTGIGGETCTPEMLEAIISKKWLHGGVINSYCNHMQTHNPRADRHILSSWVSHWLILRADGKVNNSKRHFMDHFTNQTKMVSRVSEEYFIKDKAYFPFHVEQNHWMTVLMHNKKKEFQVLNSTGKCSKRVLAKIAKMRAEIANDTKEVNALIETEHPDVSSWPIREYDMPSQTDGVSRGLFVVKCVQNWDGDDWTFEFDQDEVNASRGRILAEILFSECNTKEVVKEKILKIMEKK, from the exons ATGATGATAGACTCGCTGATTGAGAACATCGTTGCCAGTGGCACGTACGATGATGATTTTCTCCGTAGAATTGTTCTGGTTCTTCTAGGCACGGTTCTTGCACCGCAGTCCACGAAAGAAGTTCCTAATGCTTATTACAAGTTAGTGCACGATGTGGAGGCCATCAAAGCATTTAATTGGAACGCGTTTACTTTACGC TACTTGTTTTGGGAGAAAGTGCAGCCACTGGATGATGAGGCATTTGATCCATTGGCTCATGAATATCCGTTGATGCTTAATTGGTCAGAAGATGAGGCTAAGAAGCGTGACGCGTACGACACGTCATACAGCCGTGGTAATGGGACG ATTGATGACGTGATAAGTGAGAAGTACAGGCATACATTAATTGCTCAGCAAGGAAGAAAGGCGGAGGAAGAATTAGAGCAAGAAGATCGTGCCCAAAAAAAGAAAGATAATAGAGATGAGGCTTCATCGAGCAGGGATAGTACATTAGATCAAGTGATGAAATGCATCAAAGATATGCAAAAAGAAATTAGACTTCTCCCTCAAAAATGTGCGGAG ATAGTAGTAGAGAAGCTGGAGAAGAAAGGTCTTGTATTTAAGCCAAACAAGGGGTCTGATGATGACATTGAGTTTGTGGAGCATAGTGAAGACTGGGTGGGGAAGTATGGTCCAACAAAATACAAATCATCAAAATATTGGACAGCTGTAAAATCAACTCCTGCAAAAGAAGATATAGACAACAGGGTGGACGCATCCTTCACCACTGGGAACGGGAATAAATTGGCGCGTGAGAAAGGTGTGCATCACAACACACCTGGTACAGGAGATGAAGGAGACCCCTTTGTTATTGAGGACAATGGTAATTCACCCAACCCATCTCTTGCGACGGTAGACATGAATGACTTTCCGGCTATTACTTCAACCCCCAAGAATATGAATGAAGTGTCAGACGGGTCTAGCGCCGATAAATCTGAGGAGATTAGTATGGATAGTCTGAACACCCGTATTAAAAATGCGAAAGAAAATGGCACTCCGGAGAATGATGGGAAGGAGAATGATGGGAAACGCAAGAGGAAACAGTCAAAATATTGTCTTTCACCTTACCAGCAGAACGGTGGACGTAAACGTGCAAAGAAAG GTCTGTTTGGTATAAGAGCTGCTATGATTAATACTGATTACATTAATGAGGATCACATAGAGGCCGCGAAGGTTTATATCCGGACACTGGCAGACTCAGAGAAGCTTTGCAGCAAAACTGTCGTGCACATGACGGGAATTGGTGGGGAAACATGTACACCTGAAATGCTTGAAGCCATCATTTCGAAAAAGTGGTTGCATGGCGGT GTCATCAATAGTTATTGCAACCATATGCAGACCCATAATCCTCGTGCTGACCGTCACATATTATCATCTTGGGTATCCCACTGGCTTATTCTTCGTGCTGATGGAAAGGTTAACAACTCTAAGAGGCATTTTATGGATCACTTCACAAACCAAACTAAAATGGTGTCTAGAGTTAGTGAAGAGTATTTCATCAAAGATAAG GCATACTTTCCTTTTCATGTGGAACAAAATCACTGGATGACAGTTCTTATGCACAACAAGAAAAAAGAGTTTCAAGTTTTAAACTCTACTGGTAAATGCAGCAAAAGAGTTCTTGCAAAGATTGCTAAGATG AGGGCAGAAATAGCAAATGATACAAAGGAGGTGAATGCTCTTATTGAAACGGAACATCCTGACGTATCATCCTGGCCAATAAGGGAGTACGATATGCCGTCACAAACAGACGG AGTCTCTCGTGGTCTTTTCGTGGTGAAATGCGTTCAAAACTGGGACGGAGATGATTGGACATTTGAGTTCGATCAAGATGAGGTTAATGCTTCAAGGGGACGCATTCTAGCTGAAATACTTTTTTCAGAATGCAACACGAAGGAAGTAGTGAAAGAGAAGATCCTCAAGATCATGGAGAAGAAATGA
- the LOC141042428 gene encoding zinc finger BED domain-containing protein RICESLEEPER 1-like isoform X1, whose translation MVNGVEHAAGNANNEQDESTDSAPSPLLLGAKPKKRLTSKCSPGIQTQKRQKNQEAIQNGSHEEPAAPEQKNLALPVLSTDQNKKNQGTDQNISREELVRIFAMHGHASRMVEQGDFWKLLTDLNPAVKIPSRFDLKNETFDLFDQEKAKLREKLTALPCRVCLSAYVWHYSPLQAFLCLTVHYIDDEWEKQKKIIKFSPVDPSCSQEELSHIILRAIGEWGLDDKVFSTILDDAFIDDSVASNVKTSLQKRNKVAANRSLFVARYATHLLDEVIQVGLDELDTIIENTSKCSKMHPTPSLAHYHKRRYASADDWKKAQKICKYLQDFNRYKDSVHKSPIPDKVFDKVWNVKEKVLRNTGIDRFKTLAEVFLRDKEEEGISVMRRNMEKKFKKRWKVCFLQFCMPMVMDPKYHLEHIKSRIQAFTVQSAYTVDGDIDDFICEVHDTLLNLYGEYSDQAQEPDCTSWSKIWMGEFIGRDILHELYLCSEYPYRQRPLTELDDYLQEAQLLPAGESSVLQWWKEHSLTYPSIGRMARDILALPCRTDCKAATRTAKLVMSESGNKNRVESLVCIQDWLAPAGNTTSVESNLQN comes from the exons ATGGTGAATG GTGTGGAACATGCAGCTGGCAATGCCAACAACGAACAAGATGAGAGCACTGACAGTGCCCCTAGTCCACTGCTCTTGGGCGCAAAGCCAAAGAAAAGACTGACTTCCAAGTGCAGCCCTGGGATTCAGACTCAGAAGAGGCAAAAGAATCAGGAGGCTATTCAGAATGGGTCTCATGAGGAACCTGCAGCACCTGAACAGAAGAATCTAGCTTTGCCAGTTCTTTCAACTGATCAGAATAAGAAGAATCAAGGGACCGATCAGAACATTTCTCGTGAAGAACTCGTCAGGATATTTGCCATGCACGGACACGCAAGTAGGATGGTGGAACAAGGTGACTTTTGGAAGCTTCTTACTGACCTGAATCCTGCGGTCAAGATTCCATCCCGCTTCGACCTGAAGAATGAGACCTTTGACTTGTTTGATCAAGAAAAGGCCAAGCTGAGGGAGAAGTTAACAGCTTTACCATGCCGTGTTTGCCTGAGTGCATATGTGTGGCACTACAGTCCACTGCAGGCATTCTTGTGCTTGACTGTTCACTATATCGATGACGAATGGGAGAAGCAGAAGAAGATCATCAAATTTAGCCCCGTTGATCCCTCTTGCAGTCAAGAAGAACTAAGTCATATCATATTGCGAGCTATTGGAGAATGGGGTCTTGATGACAAGGTTTTCAGCACCATACTGGATGACGCATTCATTGATGATTCAGTGGCTTCAAATGTCAAAACCAGTCTTCAGAAAAGGAACAAAGTTGCTGCAAACCGGAGCTTGTTTGTGGCACGTTACGCAACTCATTTACTTGATGAGGTTATTCAGGTGGGGCTGGACGAACTTGACACAATCATCGAGAACACCAGCAAGTGTTCCAAGATGCATCCAACCCCTTCACTAGCACATTATCACAAGCGCAGATACGCATCAGCGGATGATTGGAAAAAAGCACAGAAAATTTGTAAATACTTGCAGGACTTCAATAGATACAAGGACTCGGTCCACAAATCGCCTATCCCAGATAAAGTGTTTGATAAGGTGTGGAATGTGAAGGAGAAGGTGCTTCGCAACACTGGCATTGATAGGTTCAAGACACTCGCCGAGGTCTTTTTACGTGACAAGGAGGAAGAGGGAATTTCCGTTATGCGGCGGAATATGGAAAAGAAGTTTAAGAAACGCTGGAAAGTCTGCTTCTTGCAATTTTGCATGCCTATGGTCATGGATCCTAAATACCATCTGGAACACATCAAGTCACGCATACAAGCCTTCACTGTGCAAAGTGCCTATACCGTGGACGGCGACATAGATGATTTTATTTGCGAGGTGCATGACACACTGCTTAACCTCTATGGTGAATATTCAGACCAGGCCCAAGAACCTGACTGCACTTCTTGGTCTAAAATTTGGATGGGAGAGTTCATAGGTAGAGATATTCTGCATGAGTTATATCTATGTTCTGAATATCCGTATCGTCAGCGACCACTAACTGAACTTGATGATTACTTGCAAGAGGCGCAACTGCTTCCAGCGGGTGAGTCCAGTGTGCTCCAATGGTGGAAGGAACATAGCCTGACCTATCCTTCGATTGGTCGGATGGCACGCGATATATTGGCACTACCATGCCGTACTGACTGCAAGGCTGCAACAAGAACTGCGAAGCTAGTAATGTCAGAGTCGGGTAATAAAAACCGGGTTGAGAGTCTTGTCTGTATTCAGGACTGGCTTGCACCTGCTG GTAATACTACAAGTGTGGAGTCAAATCTTCAAAATTGA